One Setaria italica strain Yugu1 chromosome I, Setaria_italica_v2.0, whole genome shotgun sequence DNA window includes the following coding sequences:
- the LOC101778826 gene encoding uncharacterized protein LOC101778826, producing the protein MSTDDWRTFEGSGLHYGGFCTLLRECLERVGVRTSRVLYKGRKRGSGDSVPTEVRLTVPADPCVPEFEQVVVFAFELSVAEAHTTAARRAVREVHAHLRDRLARTPYRFVPRGCRDPRDLEREAQEFHHDDFEESDERLRVAARCIHAQDLTLCHYEREMEVLRRGWDNSIGHNAMLEGQLEGLSCCLERLDQTNCRLRDESNAAPDAFKDAEKIAMLEAKIVQMEEALHLRNKLIDKKRAQLRDKDELVGNLNTVLATKDGAINQLHHRLHRNYDNIVHLSSRCYRDRDMVERLQAA; encoded by the coding sequence ATGTCAACGGACGACTGGCGTACATTCGAGGGTAGCGGACTACACTACGGGGGCTTCTGCACTCTCCTTCGCGAGTGCTTGGAGCGCGTCGGAGTTCGCACTTCCCGCGTGCTCTACAAGGGCCGCAAGCGTGGGAGTGGAGACTCTGTGCCCACGGAGGTGCGGCTGACCGTGCCGGCTGATCCCTGTGTGCCCGAGTTCGAGCAGGTGGTGGTTTTCGCCTTCGAGCTCTCAGTCGCAGAAGCACACACGACAGCAGCAAGGAGAGCTGTGCGCGAGGTTCATGCTCACCTCCGGGATCGCTTGGCTCGCACCCCGTACCGCTTCGTGCCTCGGGGGTGCCGCGACCCAAGAGACCTTGAGCGTGAGGCTCAGGAGTTCCACCacgacgacttcgaggagtcCGACGAGAGGCTCCGAGTAGCTGCCCGCTGCATCCACGCCCAGGATCTCACTCTCTGCCACTACGAGCGCGAGATGGAGGTCCTACGCAGGGGATGGGATAACAGCATTGGGCACAACGCCATGTTGGAGGGACAGCTGGAGGGGCTTTCTTGCTGCTTAGAGCGGTTGGATCAGACTAACTGCCGTCTGCGGGATGAGAGCAATGCCGCTCCAGACGCGTTCAAAGATGCTGAGAAGATCGCCATGCTTGAGGCCAAGATCGTTCAAATGGAGGAGGCTCTACACCTCAGGAACAAGTTGATTGATAAGAAGAGAGCTCAGCTCAGGGACAAGGATGAGTTGGTGGGAAACTTGAACACCGTGCTTGCTACCAAGGATGGGGCCATCAACCAGCTCCACCACAGACTCCACCGCAACTACGACAACATCGTCCACCTCAGCTCCCGATGCTACAGAGACAGGGACATGGTTGAGAGGTTGCAGGCAGCTTGA